A stretch of DNA from Micromonospora sp. WMMD1155:
GAAGCCCGTCTACGGCGTGAACCACCTCGCCGCCCACGTCGCGGTGGACACTCTCGAACACGGCCCACTGCCCGAGCCCGCCATCGCGCTGCTGGTGTCCGGTGGCCACTCCTCCCTGCTGCTCGTCGACGACCTGGCCCGAGGCGTCACCCCGCTGGGAGCCACCATCGACGACGCGGCCGGAGAGGCGTTCGACAAGGTCGCCCGGCTGCTCGGACTGCCCTTCCCGGGTGGTCCGCCCATCGACCGGGAGGCCCGTGCCGGCGACGCCGCCTCGATCGCGTTCCCGCGTGGCCTGACCGCCGCGAAGGACCTCGCCGCCCACCGGTACGACTTCTCGTTCTCCGGTCTGAAGACGGCGGTGGCCCGGTGGGTCGAGGCCCGTCAGCGCGCCGGCGAGCCGGTGCCGGTGGCCGACGTGGCCGCCTCCTTCCAGGAGGCGGTCTGTGATGTCCTGACCAGCAAGGCACTCGCGGCCTGCCGTGCCCAGGGCATCGAGACCCTGGTGATCGGCGGGGGAGTGGCGGCGAACTCGCGGCTGCGGGCGATGGCCGAGCAGCGCGCCGAGAAGTACGGCATCCGAGTGCGGGTGCCCCGGCCCAAGCTGTGCACCGACAACGGCGCGATGGTGGCCGCACTCGGTTCGCACCTGGTCGCCGCGGGGGTCGCACCGAGCCGACTGGACCTGCCGGCCGATTCGGCGCTGCCGTTGACCACGGTCAGCGTGTGACGGGGGCAGCGGACGTGATCGTGCGGATGTGGGAGGCGCGCGCCGAGGCGTACGGCGTCGCGGATCTGATCACCTGGGTGTGCGATACCGCCCTGCCCGAGTTGGAGCACGACCCGCTGCACGTCTCCAGCGAGGTCTTCTCCTCCACCGACCATCGAGTGGTGGTCATCTCCAAGTGGCGCAGCAACCCACGCCCGTTGCCGGATCCGCCCGCCCTGCTGGTGGCCCGCGCCCCGCACTCCTGGGACTTCACCCAGGTCGACCGCTGACGCGAGCCACCACGCAGGCAAACGGTCAGCTGCGGCGCAGCATCCGGTAGGTGGCGATTCCGCCGGTGCCCAGCGCCGCGAGGAAGACCAGCCAGACGACGGTACTGCTGACGCCGACCTGCGGACCGGAGTTGGCGGAGGCGGCGGCCAGCAGCCCGTCCTCACCGGGGGCGGGCAGCGCGGCCGGCGGCAGCTCCGGCCAGCGGACCAGGCCGGTACTCTCCAACATCTGCATGTGGTGCTGGACGAAGCCGTTGGCGTCCTCGCAGAGCTTGCGGACGGTGGCGTCCCGGGTGCTGGCCCGTACCGCGCCGATCACCGGGAAGATCTTGCCGTGGGCGACCCGGAGCCGGGTGACGAAGATCTGGTCGAACCGGGCGCCGGAGGCCTTCTGCATCTCCGCCAGCCAGCCCTTCTGCTCGGCGGTCGGCTCACTCGGGATCGTCGCACCCAGTTTGTTGGCCGCCTCGACGACGAGTTCGTCGAGCCTCTGGTGCTCACTGGCGATGCCCGCGCCGATCTCCCGAACCTTGGCGGACTGCCCCTTCTCGGCTGCCATCTGGCCGGCCGGCATCTCCCACAGCCCGGCCAGCCGTACCCCGTTGAGCAGTGTCATGTCGGCGGCGTTGAGCTGCTGGCCGCCGGCGGGGGCGGCGACTGCCACGCCGGGCAGGACACCGACCCCCGCGATGATCGCGACGAGCAGCATCGCTGCCCGGTGGGTCCGGTTGCCCAGTCGGCGACGGGCGGATCTGAGCGGTGCCATGTCTGTGGTGCCTCCTCGGTCCGGACCGGATCGCGTCTGGACCGGGCAGCCGTACGCTCCGGGCCGCCCGTCCGCCCACTGGTACGGACCGAACGCGTGATCAGTTCACCGGTTGGCGACCTGGATCAGCGAGTGATGGCGAGGAAGCCGCCGAGCAGCAGCAGGGTGACCGCGGCTGCGGCGAAGAGCATCAGCAACTCCCGACGCCCGTGCCCCACCGCGTCGCTGCCGACGGCCGGGTCGGCCAGGGCCGGCAGGTCGCGGGTCAGCGCGGCCAGGTCGCCGAGGGTACGTGCTGTCCACACCGCACCGGCCCGGTCGGAGAACTCGTCGAGGGTCAGCCGACCCGCCGCGGTGTGCCGGTGCAACTCGGCGACCACCCGGTTACGGTCGTCGTCGGAGGCGCGCAACTCGACATCCACGCCGGACAGCGTACGCGGGTCAGCCCACGTCGAGGGGGTCGGCGAGGAGCCGTTCGAAGGCCAGTTCGGCGGCCCCGATCAGCGGCGCGTCCTCGCCCAGTTTGGGAGTGCGCAGCCGGACGTGTTCCAGGCAGGCGCCGAGCGCGTTCGAGTTGAGCCGGCTGCGGATCTGCGCGGCGGCGGCGAGGTAGAGGTCGCGCATGGTGCCGCCGAAGATGACCATTTCGGGGTTGAAGACGTTCACCAGATTGGCGACGCCGAAGCCGAGCCAGT
This window harbors:
- the tsaD gene encoding tRNA (adenosine(37)-N6)-threonylcarbamoyltransferase complex transferase subunit TsaD, whose amino-acid sequence is MADEPLILGIETSCDETGVGIVRGHTLLADALASSVEEHARFGGVVPEVASRAHLEAIVPTMDRALTEAGVTLADIDAIAVTSGPGLAGALLVGVAAAKGYALAAEKPVYGVNHLAAHVAVDTLEHGPLPEPAIALLVSGGHSSLLLVDDLARGVTPLGATIDDAAGEAFDKVARLLGLPFPGGPPIDREARAGDAASIAFPRGLTAAKDLAAHRYDFSFSGLKTAVARWVEARQRAGEPVPVADVAASFQEAVCDVLTSKALAACRAQGIETLVIGGGVAANSRLRAMAEQRAEKYGIRVRVPRPKLCTDNGAMVAALGSHLVAAGVAPSRLDLPADSALPLTTVSV
- a CDS encoding DUF4142 domain-containing protein, with the translated sequence MAPLRSARRRLGNRTHRAAMLLVAIIAGVGVLPGVAVAAPAGGQQLNAADMTLLNGVRLAGLWEMPAGQMAAEKGQSAKVREIGAGIASEHQRLDELVVEAANKLGATIPSEPTAEQKGWLAEMQKASGARFDQIFVTRLRVAHGKIFPVIGAVRASTRDATVRKLCEDANGFVQHHMQMLESTGLVRWPELPPAALPAPGEDGLLAAASANSGPQVGVSSTVVWLVFLAALGTGGIATYRMLRRS
- a CDS encoding DUF1707 domain-containing protein; translated protein: MDVELRASDDDRNRVVAELHRHTAAGRLTLDEFSDRAGAVWTARTLGDLAALTRDLPALADPAVGSDAVGHGRRELLMLFAAAAVTLLLLGGFLAITR